Proteins encoded together in one Catellatospora citrea window:
- a CDS encoding carbohydrate-binding protein codes for MTLHHRTAPRIPARTLLAALAATVLTLGAGLLTALPASAATTTYQAESAARSGGTVVATDHTGYTGTGFVGGYTDGNKGNANLTFTVNVSGTANRTLTLRYANGTTATKTLSLYVNGTKIKQVSLNATANWDTWGTQVETLSLAGGNSTVSYKFDSADSGNVNLDSLTVADIAAPPAGQYEAESASLSGGATVATDHPGFTGSGFVGGYTDGNKGNANTSFTVNVAGAGTATVTVRYANGTGANMTLSLYVNGAKLRQINLPATANWDTWGTIAESVSLNAGNNTVALKFDSTDSGNINLDHLTVSGTTPPSPTPTPSTSPTPPPTGVSYELETGFTSGGASTAAGTGGYTGSGYVTGLTTAGARVIRTVNATTAGATTVTLRYTNTNGAARTVSVYVNDLKTGQLSLPAGSGWLNAAQSLTLRAGLNIIGYQYDSGDSGNVLLDNITVGSGTALATRGATLPYTVYEAESGSTNAALIGPNRAYLTEPSEASGRRAVKLSSTGQYVQVTLTKPANAFVIRYSIPDNAAGTGNTNPLALYAGSTKIQDVSLSSVYSWVYGAYPYNNNPAGGEPHRFFDDVRVLLGTTYPAGTVVKLQKDASSSAAYYTIDLIEAEVAPAALSAPADYLNVTSYGAVANDAGDDTNAFNSAISAAQSQGKGLWVPAGTFVTNARLNIQNVSLRGAGVWHTVIKGANGKGGFFATGSNVRLADFTLAGDVRYRDDSAFDAGIEGNFGTGSLVSNVWLEHTKVGMWPSTGTNGLYVVGTRMRNIFADGVNVNGGATNVRVDQSTLRNTGDDALAMWSNSAPVTNSAFTFNTVALPMLANGAAIYGGNGNRIEDNLISDSVYAGSGIAISTWHGALPFSNTTSVQRNTLTRTSSFERNWNSSLGGLWIYAEATDITAPVQVLDVDIVDSTYQGILLSFQRNITNLTLDHVTVNGAGTYGIELNAAGSAYVTYVTVSGAAGGGLIDRLGYTLNRGPGNSGF; via the coding sequence ATGACGCTGCACCATCGCACCGCTCCACGCATCCCCGCTCGCACCCTGCTGGCCGCGCTCGCCGCGACCGTGCTCACCCTCGGCGCAGGCCTGCTCACGGCCCTGCCCGCGTCCGCCGCCACCACGACGTACCAGGCCGAGTCGGCCGCGCGGTCCGGCGGGACCGTGGTGGCCACCGACCACACCGGTTACACCGGCACCGGATTCGTCGGCGGTTACACCGACGGCAACAAGGGCAACGCCAACCTGACGTTCACGGTGAACGTGTCCGGGACGGCCAACCGCACGCTGACCCTGCGCTACGCCAACGGCACCACGGCGACCAAGACCCTGTCGCTGTACGTCAACGGCACGAAGATCAAGCAAGTCAGCCTCAACGCCACCGCCAACTGGGACACCTGGGGCACCCAGGTCGAGACCCTGTCGCTGGCGGGCGGCAACAGCACCGTGTCCTACAAGTTCGACAGCGCCGACTCGGGCAACGTCAACCTGGACAGCCTGACCGTCGCCGACATCGCGGCCCCGCCCGCGGGCCAGTACGAGGCCGAGTCGGCCTCGCTGTCCGGCGGCGCGACCGTCGCCACGGACCACCCCGGCTTCACCGGCTCCGGGTTCGTGGGCGGCTACACCGACGGCAACAAGGGCAACGCGAACACGTCGTTCACCGTGAACGTCGCCGGCGCGGGCACCGCCACGGTGACCGTGCGCTACGCCAACGGCACCGGCGCGAACATGACCCTGTCGCTGTACGTCAACGGCGCCAAGCTGCGCCAGATCAACCTGCCGGCCACCGCGAACTGGGACACCTGGGGCACGATCGCCGAGTCGGTGTCGCTCAACGCCGGGAACAACACGGTCGCGCTGAAGTTCGACAGCACCGACTCGGGCAACATCAACCTGGACCACCTCACCGTGTCCGGGACGACCCCGCCGAGCCCGACGCCGACCCCGAGCACCAGCCCGACCCCGCCGCCCACCGGCGTGAGCTACGAGCTGGAGACCGGGTTCACCTCCGGCGGCGCGTCGACCGCGGCCGGCACCGGCGGTTACACCGGCAGCGGCTACGTGACCGGCCTGACCACGGCCGGGGCCCGGGTGATCCGCACCGTCAACGCCACCACGGCGGGGGCGACCACGGTGACGCTGCGCTACACCAATACCAACGGGGCGGCCCGCACCGTGTCGGTGTACGTCAACGACCTCAAGACCGGCCAGCTGTCGCTGCCCGCCGGTTCGGGGTGGCTCAACGCCGCGCAGAGCCTCACCCTGCGCGCCGGGCTGAACATCATCGGGTACCAGTACGACTCGGGCGACTCCGGCAACGTACTGCTCGACAACATCACCGTCGGCAGCGGAACGGCCCTGGCCACGCGCGGCGCGACCCTGCCCTACACCGTGTACGAGGCCGAGTCGGGCAGCACCAACGCGGCGCTGATCGGGCCGAACCGGGCCTACCTGACCGAGCCGTCGGAGGCGTCCGGCCGCCGCGCCGTGAAGCTGTCCTCGACCGGTCAGTACGTGCAGGTCACGCTGACCAAGCCGGCGAACGCGTTCGTGATCCGCTACTCGATCCCGGACAACGCGGCGGGCACCGGCAACACCAACCCGCTGGCGCTGTACGCGGGCAGCACGAAGATCCAGGACGTCAGCCTCAGCTCGGTCTACAGCTGGGTGTACGGGGCCTACCCGTACAACAACAACCCGGCGGGCGGCGAGCCGCACCGGTTCTTCGACGACGTGCGGGTGCTACTGGGCACTACCTATCCTGCGGGCACGGTCGTCAAGCTGCAGAAGGACGCCTCGTCGAGCGCGGCCTACTACACGATCGACCTGATCGAGGCCGAGGTCGCCCCGGCGGCGCTGTCCGCCCCGGCCGACTACCTCAACGTGACCTCCTACGGCGCGGTCGCCAACGACGCCGGTGACGACACCAACGCGTTCAACAGCGCCATCTCGGCGGCGCAGAGCCAGGGCAAGGGCCTGTGGGTGCCGGCCGGCACGTTCGTCACGAACGCGCGGCTCAACATCCAGAACGTCAGCCTGCGCGGCGCGGGCGTGTGGCACACCGTCATCAAGGGCGCCAACGGCAAGGGCGGCTTCTTCGCCACCGGCTCCAACGTGCGGCTGGCCGACTTCACCCTGGCCGGCGACGTGCGCTACCGCGACGACAGCGCGTTCGACGCGGGCATCGAGGGCAACTTCGGCACCGGCTCGCTGGTCAGCAACGTCTGGCTGGAGCACACCAAGGTCGGCATGTGGCCGTCCACCGGCACCAACGGCCTGTACGTCGTCGGCACCCGGATGCGCAACATCTTCGCCGACGGCGTGAACGTCAACGGCGGCGCGACCAACGTGCGCGTCGACCAGAGCACGCTGCGCAACACCGGCGACGACGCGCTGGCCATGTGGTCCAACTCGGCACCGGTCACCAACAGCGCGTTCACCTTCAACACGGTGGCGCTGCCGATGCTGGCCAACGGCGCGGCGATCTACGGCGGCAACGGCAACCGCATCGAGGACAACCTGATCAGCGACTCGGTGTACGCCGGGTCCGGCATCGCCATCAGCACCTGGCACGGGGCGCTGCCGTTCAGCAACACCACCTCGGTGCAGCGCAACACGCTGACCCGCACCTCCAGCTTCGAGCGCAACTGGAACTCGTCGCTGGGCGGCCTGTGGATCTACGCGGAGGCCACCGACATCACGGCCCCGGTCCAGGTCTTGGACGTCGACATCGTCGACTCCACGTACCAGGGCATCCTGCTCAGCTTCCAGCGCAACATCACCAACCTCACGCTCGACCACGTCACCGTCAACGGCGCCGGGACGTACGGGATCGAGCTCAACGCCGCGGGCAGCGCGTACGTCACGTACGTCACCGTCTCCGGCGCCGCGGGCGGCGGGTTGATCGACCGGCTGGGCTACACGCTCAACCGCGGCCCCGGCAACAGCGGTTTCTGA
- a CDS encoding carbohydrate ABC transporter permease, translating to MTVIAPQSSAAVTRGTGRADAPEGPGSARAARLRRRIGDNLQAYAFLAAGLLCFALFSWYPLVKGIILSFQQDNFVTDPIWVGMDNYTAVLEDPLFATAWLNTLEFTGLALLFGFAVPFVLALVINEFRHAKGFFRFAVYLPVMLPPIVSVLLWQYFYDPGTGLFNAILSGVGLPTSDWTQSPKMAMISLVLVSTWANMGGATIMYLAGLAGIPGELYEAAELDGASVWQRIRHVTIPQMRFIMLVLLLLQIVATMQVFIEPYQLTGATNPETITVMILIYRYAFTVNNDFGMAAAMSVLLFIVLGAFSALYLRLTRKAD from the coding sequence ATGACGGTGATCGCGCCGCAGAGCTCGGCAGCGGTGACACGGGGGACGGGGCGCGCCGATGCGCCCGAGGGGCCGGGTTCGGCCCGCGCGGCGCGGTTGCGCCGCAGGATCGGTGACAACCTCCAGGCGTACGCGTTCCTCGCGGCCGGCCTGCTCTGCTTCGCCCTGTTCTCCTGGTATCCGCTGGTCAAGGGCATCATCCTCAGCTTCCAGCAGGACAACTTCGTCACCGACCCGATCTGGGTCGGCATGGACAACTACACGGCCGTGCTCGAAGACCCGCTGTTCGCCACCGCCTGGCTGAACACGCTGGAGTTCACCGGCCTGGCGCTGCTGTTCGGGTTCGCGGTGCCGTTCGTGCTGGCGCTGGTCATCAACGAGTTCCGGCACGCCAAAGGCTTCTTCCGGTTCGCGGTGTACCTGCCGGTGATGCTGCCGCCGATCGTCAGCGTGCTGCTCTGGCAGTACTTCTACGATCCCGGCACCGGCCTGTTCAACGCGATCCTGTCCGGCGTGGGCCTGCCCACCTCCGACTGGACCCAGTCCCCGAAGATGGCGATGATCTCGCTGGTGCTGGTCTCGACCTGGGCCAACATGGGCGGCGCGACCATCATGTACCTGGCCGGGCTGGCCGGCATCCCCGGTGAGCTCTACGAGGCGGCCGAACTCGACGGCGCCTCGGTGTGGCAGCGCATCCGGCACGTGACGATCCCGCAGATGCGCTTCATCATGCTGGTTCTGCTGCTGCTGCAGATCGTGGCCACCATGCAGGTCTTCATCGAGCCCTACCAGCTCACCGGCGCCACGAATCCCGAGACCATCACGGTGATGATCCTCATCTACCGGTACGCGTTCACCGTCAACAACGACTTCGGCATGGCCGCGGCGATGAGCGTGCTGCTCTTCATCGTGCTCGGCGCGTTCTCGGCCCTTTACCTGCGGCTCACCCGCAAGGCCGACTGA
- a CDS encoding carbohydrate ABC transporter permease: MSATTRSLISEADLRRGHGRLIYRLVLGALGVAFVLAFLGPLYWMIIGAFKTPIELAQTPPTILPTSWHPQTYVDAWNRLEVGRYMINTAFYALGGWLIQLIVDVAAAYALSKLRPVLGNVVLGGMLASLMLPAAALLVPAYLTVAEVPIFGVNLLSTPWALWLPGAANAFNIYVLKRFFDQIPNDLLDSAGIDGAGRLRLLWHIILPLSRPVLAVVSIFAIIGSWKDFLWPLLVLQDPEGQTISVALSRLAETGRVTNNEMFAALAIASIPMVVLFMIFQRSILNGLSAGALKG, from the coding sequence ATGAGTGCTACGACGCGATCCCTGATCTCGGAAGCCGACCTGCGCCGCGGCCACGGCCGCCTGATCTACCGGCTGGTGCTCGGCGCGCTGGGGGTGGCCTTCGTGCTGGCCTTCCTCGGCCCGTTGTACTGGATGATCATCGGTGCCTTCAAGACGCCGATCGAGCTGGCCCAGACGCCGCCGACCATCCTGCCGACCTCATGGCACCCGCAGACCTACGTCGACGCGTGGAACCGGTTGGAGGTCGGCCGCTACATGATCAACACGGCGTTCTACGCGCTCGGCGGCTGGCTCATCCAGCTGATCGTCGACGTGGCGGCGGCGTACGCCCTGTCGAAGCTGCGCCCGGTGCTCGGCAACGTCGTGCTGGGCGGCATGCTGGCCAGCCTGATGCTGCCCGCCGCGGCGCTCCTGGTGCCCGCCTACCTGACCGTTGCCGAGGTGCCGATCTTCGGGGTGAACCTGCTGAGCACCCCGTGGGCACTGTGGCTGCCCGGTGCCGCCAACGCGTTCAACATCTACGTGCTCAAACGCTTCTTCGACCAGATCCCGAACGACCTGCTGGACTCGGCGGGCATCGACGGCGCCGGTCGCCTGCGCCTGCTGTGGCACATCATCCTGCCGCTGTCGCGCCCGGTGCTGGCGGTGGTCTCCATCTTCGCGATCATCGGGTCCTGGAAGGACTTCCTCTGGCCGCTGCTGGTCCTGCAGGATCCCGAGGGCCAGACCATCAGCGTGGCGCTGAGCCGGCTGGCGGAAACCGGCCGGGTGACCAACAACGAGATGTTCGCGGCCCTCGCCATCGCCAGCATCCCGATGGTGGTCCTCTTCATGATCTTCCAGCGCAGCATCCTCAACGGCCTGTCGGCAGGAGCCCTCAAGGGGTAG
- a CDS encoding ABC transporter substrate-binding protein, whose translation MNRRLLGKSLALALVAGTTMLGAACAGDEPETPSGPVTITVNGMPPATDAVNRKNFEDDIKAFEAKYPNIKIDAKEGFMDPQQFATKLAGGQLEDVFYVYLTDPAALIAKRQVQDISAQLADFPSIKDVKPDLMKVFTGGDGKVYGVPVANYSLGLVYNRTLFTKAGLDPASPPKTWEEVREAAKKITALGNGVVGYGDYSKNNTGGWHFTAEMYSIGGDVAAKDGDTWKAAFNNDKGKQVLQQLKDMRWTDNTMGQRQLLEWADLLQMMASGKLGMYIGSADNFPVIVNQYKAKYEDFGLGGIPGGQGTLGGGDGYMFKAGLSPEKIKAGLTWLSFKGGALDPSRIAADNEKAAAKGQPVGLPQPNIWTGASLAKWEEATKKHANIPSENFGPFLASTATIPLKLEPPLAQQIYAVLDTAMQKVLTDQNADISKLLADAEKQVNTILSTVK comes from the coding sequence ATGAACCGACGTTTGCTCGGCAAGTCGCTGGCGCTCGCGCTGGTGGCCGGCACGACGATGCTCGGCGCGGCCTGCGCCGGCGATGAGCCGGAGACCCCGAGTGGTCCGGTGACCATCACCGTCAACGGGATGCCCCCGGCGACGGACGCGGTCAACCGCAAGAACTTCGAGGACGACATCAAGGCGTTCGAGGCCAAGTACCCGAACATCAAGATTGACGCCAAAGAGGGGTTCATGGACCCCCAGCAGTTCGCCACCAAGCTGGCCGGCGGCCAGCTGGAGGACGTCTTCTACGTCTACCTGACCGACCCGGCGGCGCTGATCGCCAAGCGCCAGGTGCAGGACATCTCGGCGCAGCTGGCGGACTTCCCGTCGATCAAGGACGTCAAGCCGGACCTGATGAAGGTCTTCACCGGCGGCGACGGCAAGGTCTACGGCGTGCCGGTGGCCAACTACTCGCTGGGCCTGGTCTACAACCGGACGCTGTTCACCAAGGCCGGTCTCGACCCGGCCAGCCCGCCGAAGACCTGGGAAGAGGTCCGCGAGGCGGCCAAGAAGATCACGGCGCTGGGCAACGGCGTCGTCGGCTACGGCGACTACAGCAAGAACAACACCGGCGGCTGGCACTTCACCGCGGAGATGTACTCCATCGGCGGCGATGTCGCGGCCAAGGACGGCGACACCTGGAAGGCCGCCTTCAACAACGACAAGGGCAAGCAGGTCCTGCAGCAGCTGAAGGACATGCGCTGGACGGACAACACGATGGGCCAGCGCCAGCTGCTCGAGTGGGCCGACCTGCTGCAGATGATGGCGTCGGGCAAGCTCGGCATGTACATCGGCTCGGCGGACAACTTCCCCGTCATCGTGAACCAGTACAAGGCCAAGTACGAGGACTTCGGGCTCGGGGGCATCCCCGGCGGCCAGGGCACCCTGGGCGGCGGCGACGGCTACATGTTCAAGGCCGGCCTCAGCCCGGAGAAGATCAAGGCTGGTCTGACCTGGCTGTCCTTCAAGGGCGGCGCGCTCGACCCGAGCCGCATCGCGGCCGACAACGAGAAGGCGGCCGCCAAGGGCCAGCCGGTGGGCCTGCCCCAGCCGAACATCTGGACCGGCGCCTCGCTGGCCAAGTGGGAGGAGGCGACCAAGAAGCACGCCAACATCCCGTCGGAGAACTTCGGCCCGTTCCTCGCCTCGACCGCGACCATCCCGCTGAAGCTCGAGCCGCCGCTGGCGCAGCAGATCTACGCGGTGCTGGACACGGCCATGCAGAAGGTGCTGACCGACCAGAACGCCGACATCAGCAAGCTGCTGGCGGACGCCGAGAAGCAGGTCAACACCATCCTGTCGACCGTCAAGTGA